TAGCCATTGTCATGACTGGGGTTATTTTATAGGTGTATGTACTAACAACGAATGTTGTTGTGAAAGATAATATGCATCGAAGATGAAATAATCTAGTCAAATGCACTTGTATCTcttttcaaaacataatattaaatactttttcatgtgttttttatacatatatgtatactaAAGATTTATAATGCGATAAATTACCTATATCAAATCAAAGTTAATATGATTAAATTCAGTAATTTTTGGAATCAGCTATCTCTTTgtaatttgaaaattaattgatttaagtTATTGGGAGGCTGAAAATATCTGTGCTAGTAACGGAGACgtacattttaaaattactcttagacctgagaaaaaaaaaaaaagagaaacaagtgtttcatcttctttctttaaAAACATCTGACCCAAAACACGATCAGTCCAGTTAAGATTAGAGAAATGGGTTTAGATAACCAGCTTCTACGTCGTCTGCTTTTTCATTCTTCCTCCGCGGTGACAGGCGAGAGAAGGACGATGAGGATCATGAAGAAGAGAAAGTTGTAGTAAAGAGAGGAGAAATCATAGTTTGGGTCTTGGAAGTTGGAACAAATTGTGATGGATGGAAAGTAAAAAGCCattatactatttaaaatgatttattaatatttgtgcAAATCCTACATTGTGAATCGCTTTGTTTTCTGAAAAGATCCATTTTGTAATCGGCATCAAGTAAAAAAGATGTGGAGAAGCCACGTCATAGGATACTCTCCACTAGGTACTACGAGAAGCCACGTCTTCTTGGGTTGCTTCAACGCTGGTTCAGTACACGTATTGGAAGGACTTAGTTCTGTTAGTtcctttggtgattctttactTTAGATTGCTAAACATAGTTTGTATATAACAATTCTTTTCTctgatgatcaataaatttaaaatttcataaaaaaaaaaagatgtggaGAAACATAAAAACCTAAGAGAATAGTTGTATGAAAGCTTTTACATCTCCCAATTATTTTCGCGATCTGCAGTATTAGATCCTACTAAGGGCTACTACGCAAGCGCATGGTTGGAGATGTGATTGTTGCTCTATATAAATATGTGGAGGCGGTGTTGTGTTTGGCTGTGGTCTTTGATTTGCCAGATATTTGTATTATAAAAGGACCGAGGAATCGTGTCTCGtagtctggtggtaaaggaacctcggctgaggtATCTGCCATCACGAGTTCGAGCCCCGGCCACAGTGGATTTAACATGGTTTTCGTTTGGCCTCCAGGACCTTCTTCGCCAATTTTGGTTAGACGCGGTAGGAAAGTCAAACTAAGTGAAAGATCCGGatacctggattatcaaaaaaaaaaagaccgaGGTGAGGCGATCAACTGTGGTTATTTTATGTGTTTAATATTGTGTATTATTTTCTTGTTATAACAAAGTAGTATATTTGTGGgatttatttattgttattttatgttgAAATAATTTCATTAATCCAAACTTGGTAACCTTTTCTTCTTTGGACCAAAGTCGGGTTTGAGTACATGATTATCAAACATTTGATTGGAGCCCCCATTTTTGGGGGTTCCGGTtaacaatttgttttttattcaaaaattattggtttctatatttatttatatataaatatatatattcatatatttatatataatgcaaatgtaaaataaaaagtaaaatacattttataatgcataaatttaatagaaaatgttaaattttggGTTATTATAATtgaaaatgactaaaactacagtaaaaagaatattatttttatggtaACTGAAActaataactttttatttaaatacaatatataattcCAATAAAGTTTGGAAAAAttaccacaaataccacattcataatataattttttatgtttacgctaaccacttttaccctcacttttaatgaagagtACAAGATACTTATACCTTTagaattaactaatctagactttggatttagagttgaggggtgaggtatgatttttggaatgtgaaatttagaattctaataaatatataaataaatacttaaaaaatattaaacaaaatttttaaaaatagtttcaaacataatttttgattttcaaaaataaattttgaaaaaaaaaacaaattcgaaaaaaatataaaaaagtttgaatttaaaaaagtataattcgaaaacataaaaaatattttttaattttttttagttatttaaataattatttattatatatatagataacaaaagtataagagtcttttgccacttaatgaagaagatatttttgaaaatgtccctttagtagtggtaaagatgaaaagtggtatcataaaaatggtaaacataaaatttctccGTAAAGTTTTCGctataagaaaattattatcaattccaaatcaaaaataatttttttttatttttgaataaggCCCCCGagttagttttaaatttcaggaCCGGCTCTGCTTTGGGTGATGGTGAAGTCAACAGGAGACTGATGGATTCCATTGtgggatgtatatttttgattgTAGAATAGTGTTAGGGATTGTGGAACTAGTTGATAAACATAGATGTATAATATTTAGTTGTTCTCTTGTATTATGGTGGTTTATTTGTGTAGTTTGGGAGCGGTTAGGACTTGTAGGTCTTTTTTCTAATTATAGTGGCATTCACTCACCACCGTTTCTATGGATTTTATAAAAGTTCTAGCAAATTTACGTGTCTGGTTGGTGTtgcttttgtaatatttttctttatataatagtGTGTGTTAATTTGTTGTGTGTTTACCTTTTGGATAATGGGAAATGTtagtgttttttcttttaaagatggcattctatttaaaaaaaaaacattacagcCCAATAAGTAATCATTACAAGCAGCCCAGTACAAAAAAGATTAACGAAAGttaaaacagattttgttaAGCGTTCCTGCTCGAGCATGCAGCCAAAGCGGTGAAAGAAGAAACCAGATAATCATGGGATGATCCATCATAGCGTCCTAGCGATCATCAGTTAGTTTAATTGGAGAGAATCAGGAAGCTTTCATCAGTAGAGTGAGTGGAAGATCGAGCTTACGAaatgtttgtgtttgtgttaaTAATATAGAAGCGGTTGCTATCGATTCCTCCATCATCCCCATCTTCTCCATCCTTGCTGCTGATTTTCTTCCTTTGATAACATTTATTtcaagagaaagaaaaatagaaagaaaaggtTGAGGTTTTGCAAAGAACCTTTTGGTTGGCAAGATTTTGACATTCTCAGGGAACTTACAACTTCCAAACTGGACAATGAATGCTCTAGACTTCAGATCGTGCTAGAGCACCATAAGAAAACAACCTACCCAAGAAGCATTCTTTCACATCTTGTGTCAAATAGCAAAACCAAAGCATTAGAGTCTCTACAGCATAAGTTACACACAAAACAAAGCACAAAACAACTACTTACTTGTCCCTTCAGTAGAGAATCAGAAATGAGCTTCAGTAGAGATTCCACATTAATGCTAGAGATTAAAGCTAACATGTAATCTCAACCCCAACTCAAATTCTTGTCTTGCACACTATTAAAGGGAAAAAATGAGTTATTTTATAGAAAAGTTAAGATATTTGGATACTAAAAGCTTAAAATAAAGTTGGTTTTCCTAAACCAATCTACGATTACTGAGTAgacattttacaaaaaaaaaagttttgagtTATTCTATCAAAtgtgtaaaatatttatcaagtaCAAACATGTTGACCGAATAGAATTGTCATTTCTTCTATGAACTAACAAATTGGCTAATagttttatcaataaaaattaatcatgcgctttcaaagcgcagatcaaaatctaatttagtgtttaaaatttgagttaaaaagtttgaaatttaccaaattttataatgtcaaatttttttgtcagttaatattattattggtttttttcataaataaaatatgacacTTGTTAATTTTTTATGGATTAGTATGTAGGCGAACCTAAGAATAAGCGAGTCCAACACTCCAATTTTGGTCCAATATGTTTTAATAACTGATGGgagtctctctcctctctctagagagagagaatactcactcttcttctcctcttacTAGATTCAGATTTTTCAGAGGGGGGAAGAGTTTTATGTTGTGCTTTTGATGTTAAATATTTCTCTTTGATCTATGGATCAAGTTGTTTTTGTTTCGCTAAGGCTATTATCTGTTTTCGCATAGGCGATTCTCTGTTTCGTATAGGCGATTTTGATGTGTTGTTTCATCCAATATCAAAGTGCTTGTCATTCTCATCTTCTCTGATATGGTTGAATGTGAATAAAACATTCTGATTGTTCTAATCATATTTTTAGATCCTCTAGCTTTCCACCCAGTTTGATTTTGATCCCGACAGTGATTAGATCATCGATCACTTTAACACTTCATAGGAGAATCATACTTTCTTTGAAAGTATAGCCATTTGGCTTGAAGAAAGCGTCTCTGACTGGAAGCTGAGCGGATTTGAAGGATGTTGCAGTCATCTATGGAGTTGATCAAGAAGAGAGATGGCATTTATGATGGTCGAACAAAtggtcttttttttcttattgacTAAAGCTTCCTCTGTTCTTAAATTTCGGTGAGACAAGTTATTTCTGAACAAGTAGCTGCGGTTAATGGTGGATGCATCCTCAAACGAAGATCAACGGTTCAGCAGGTGCAATCAGCCGATAGCGCAAGCTCTCAAAAGTTCTTCATCCCACGGTGACAAGTGTGAATCTCGAAGTCTTTATCCCACGGTGGTGCGTCCCTAATGCGCGTGAATCTCGTCTCAACAACATGCAGAAGATCTGGATGACGTGTGtccttctcttctcctcctttgATGCGTGGCAAGATGATGACTTTCATGGGCTGGTTTGTATTGTGTACTGTAGTTAGAATGAGCCGTTGTAAGCTGAGTGTTTGTATATATCCATTGGGCTTATTTTAATAAAGAGCAAAAGTTGACCAAGAAAAACGGGTCCAATttccaggaaaaaaaaacacaaacccgATTTGAACCCGTTTGTGAAATTTACCCATTGGGCGGGCATATAGAGCCCATCATTAGGCCCATCAATTTTGATATGCATCGCCCTCTAAGTCCTAATCATGGATCAGAATAAACCAACAACTTCTCCTCCGTCACAATCCTCTCTAATCCCCGACGAAAGATCTccgaatcaaaaccctaattcctCAATCCCGATCCTCGATCTTAGTCGAATCCCCCAGCAGCGAAGATGGTTTTAGCGGAGCTCGGCGGGCAGATCGCCAGCGCCTTGCAGAAGATGAGCAATGTGACGATCATCGACGAGAAGGCTCTCAACGAGTGCTTGAAAGAGATCACTCGCGCTCTTCTCCATTCGGATGTCTCTTTCCCTCTCGTGAGGGAGATGCAGAACAATATCAAGAAGATCGTTAACCTCGAGGAGCTAGCCGCTGGCCACAACAAGCGACGGATCATTGagcaggtttttttttttttaatttgggatTCGATTAGGAATCGGATTTTGATTCGTTAttggatttgatttgttttgtatCAGGCTATCTTTAGTGAACTGTGTAAGATGTTGGATCCAGGAAAGCCTGCGTTTTCACCCAAAAAGGCTAAACCTAGTGTTGTTATGTTCGTTGGGTTACAAGGTGAGGTCTTTGTAAGATTGAgtttgtttcttgattgtttGTGTAATCTCACTTGACTGTTAATGTTTAGGTGCTGGTAAAACCACAACGTGTACCAAGTATGCTTATTATCATCAGAAGAAAGGGTATAAACCAGCTCTGGTGTGTGCGGATACTTTCAGGGCTGGTGCTTTCGATCAGCTGAAACAGAATGCCACCAAGGCTAGGATCCCCTTTTATGGAAGGTATAAACTTGTCTTTTCTTAGTAACAGTATAGGTTAGTGTAAAAAAAGCGATGGAATTTTCTTTGTGACGGTAGAATCAAAGTACAAAGTTTCTGAAATTGTTTGAAGTAGGCTCTGAGGTTTGGTATAGGACTATGGCTGCAAAAATCTGCACGTAATGGTACTAAGCTATCTTAGTATCAGCTTTCTTCTTGCATGTTTGTAACAGCTTTGGTGCTTGTGTTTCCAATAGAATAGTAGCTCACGTATAGGAGTGTCTATATGGAACTTCATTTGTGACGGTAGGGTCAATGTCCAAAGTCCAAGGTTTAGCTTAGAACTGTGGCTGCAAAAATTGGCACTGAAAGGGACTAAGTTATATTTCCTTTTCCATCATCTAGTAGGTGTCGTGTAGTTCTTTAAGCCCTTTTGCATATTTTGTCCTGCGCTCTCTTGAGGTCTTCTTTTTCTATTTGCAATTACTGCGACTATGCTTGCTGTTTGTAGTTGGATTAATGACAGTAAAAGAGGGAGATGCAAGTATTCTGGACAAAAACTATCCTATAGTCATACTTTGATAATAGAATTTTGCTAATGCTGGGTTGTGATTCTTTGCAGTTACACGGAATCCGATCCTGTGAAAATTGCTGTTGAGGGAGTTGATACGTTTAAGAAAGAAAACTGTGATCTTATTATTGTTGACACCAGTGGTCGTCATAAACAAGAAGCTACTCTCTTTGAAGAAATGCGTCAAGTTGCTGAAGCAACGGTATGATCTGTTGTCTTGGAGTCTTATGTTTGTTCCTTGGTTTGATGTTGCAGGCTCTGATCATGGTCTTTCATTTTTTCAGAAACCAGATCTCGTTATATTTGTCATGGACAGCAGTATTGGTCAAGCTGCATTTGACCAAGCTCAAGCATTCAAGCAAAGTGTTGCCGTGGGAGCTGTAATTATCACTAAGATGGACGGTCATGCCAAGGGTGGTGGTGCT
The sequence above is drawn from the Brassica napus cultivar Da-Ae chromosome A8, Da-Ae, whole genome shotgun sequence genome and encodes:
- the LOC106360508 gene encoding signal recognition particle 54 kDa protein 3; this translates as MVLAELGGQIASALQKMSNVTIIDEKALNECLKEITRALLHSDVSFPLVREMQNNIKKIVNLEELAAGHNKRRIIEQAIFSELCKMLDPGKPAFSPKKAKPSVVMFVGLQGAGKTTTCTKYAYYHQKKGYKPALVCADTFRAGAFDQLKQNATKARIPFYGSYTESDPVKIAVEGVDTFKKENCDLIIVDTSGRHKQEATLFEEMRQVAEATKPDLVIFVMDSSIGQAAFDQAQAFKQSVAVGAVIITKMDGHAKGGGALSAVAATKSPVIFIGTGEHMDEFEVFDVKPFVSRLLGMGDWSGFVDKLQDVVPKDQQPELLEKLSQGNFTLRIMYDQFQNLLNMGPLSEVFSMLPGAAAQMMPKGHEKESQAKIKRYMTMMDSMTNEELDSSNPKMFNESRMMRIARGSGRMVREVMEMLEEYKRLAKMWSKMKGLKIPKNGDMSALSRNMNAQHMSKVLPPQMLKQFGGMGGLQSLMKQMGSGKDMMGMFGGGKDK